The genomic DNA GGCACTGGTTGTCTACGATGTTCCAAAGCTCCCGTCATGCGGACTGGTCAATAATGTCCCGCTATTTCTGGCTTACGTCGACTCTGAATTTTGTGGGCCCCACACTGTCAGTGATCATTATTGGAGTGATGATTGGCAAGGAAGATACGGGCCCGTTATTCGCCGCGCTCAAAACGGCTCAAGTGATGAGCCTGGCTCTTTTGGCGGCCAATATTATTGCGTCGCCCTTGATCTCAAAAGCTGTTTCTGAAGAAGATCTAGAAGCAGTCCAAGAAATTTGCCGCTTTACATCTTTGCTGGCGGGCATAACCGCGTGCGCCGGTTTCTTCACATTGCTCATTTGGGGCAGTGAGATTCTGCGCATTTTCGGCGCGGGGTTTTCCCAAGCCTATCTACCGCTGGTCATCATGGCCTTTGGCTTTGCCGTCAACGGGCTGAACGGATCCAGTGGGGTCCTTTTGGGCATGTCCGGCCACGAAAAAGCCATCGCGCGCATTTTTGTGGTTTGCAATGGGATCTCTCTGTTGACCCTGCCCGTGTTTTGCTGGTTCGGAGGCACCCTTGGCGCCGCTCTTTCGGTGGCGCTGACATCCATTTCCTGGAACCTCTGGAGTCTAGTTTACTGTCGGCGCCATCTTGGGGTCGATCCCAGCGTGCTGTCCTTCATCTTCCCTCCTAAAAGCCCCGCCTGAATCCAGCCCGGCATTGGCCCGGGCAGGATATTTCTACAGGTTTACCCTGAGGCGCACGCAACTCACCGACGCGCTCAAGGCTGGTAGAGCCACCGCCCATTCAGGCCTCATAAAGTCAATATGTTGAGATACTTACGGGAAAAGCCAACCCGCTAGATCGAGTTCTATTCCTCCGGTAACCCCAAGACCGATTTCCCCTAATACCTACACCCCAAACGCCGCCAACCTCAGTGGGGGCAGAAACTCAAGACGGTCCCCCGCTACCAAGTCTCCCTTCACGACAATAGTTGAAGACGGCACCCCCAACAGCGCCCGAACGACGCACATCGCTGCGCGATGCACTGGGTCGGGGCGGAATCGAACCACCGACGCGAGGATCTTCAATCCACTGCTCTCCCCCTGAGCTGCCCGGGCACGGGGAGCGGCGTGCCGCTGCTTGGGGAGGCGCGGTTCCACGGTCAGTCAGGGGGATAGTTGCAGATTCTTGCGCGGCGATCGGGTGGTCGGGTCTGGGGGTGCACGGGCGGCAAAGGTTTCAGGCGAGGAGGCTGACGAACTCGGTGGGTTGGGCTTCGCTCTCCTGCCGATGTGATGGGCTTGGTTGCCCGGCTTGGCCTGCGCGCCTGCCGGCCTGCCGAGCGCATCGTCGAGGCGTGACGCCGGCAAGGGGCCTTGACGCCTCGGGGGGCTCAGGCATGCCGCGCATGGCGCAGCTTCACGCGCCGGTCTTGCCAGTCAGAACGTTGAGGTTGGCCAGAAAGCGCCGCAGCATCCCGGTAAACTGCTCGATCTCCTCCTTGCTGTAGCCGTCGAGGAGGATGCGCTGGCGCTCCAGCGCTTCACGGAGCACTTCGCCGTGAAGTGCCCGGCCTTCCTGTGTCAGCCACCATCCACGACTGCGCCCGTTCGCGTGGAGTTCGCCCTTTGTCACGAGCTTGCGCTCTTCCAATCGGCCGATGCAGCGGCTTACACGCGTCCCGAGCAATGGCAGGCGATCGCAAAAGATCCGGCACAGGCCAAGAACGCCGTGGAAGAGGGTTTGCGCTACGCGTCTTCGGTGGTGGCGTGGCGACGCAGGGCGAAGGAACCGGTTACGGTGGGCGGCGTCGATCTGCCCGCCGGACGGCACGCGCACTAATGTAACCGCAGCGCCCGGCACGCCGGTGCAGTACGTTGCCGTGCCACACCACCTCCCCACAGAGCGCAAACTGAAACGCCCTGTCAGATATCCTGCGGCTTGTAGTCTGCGGGCCTGCCGGGCATCACGCCCTGCAGCAGAGCGACCGATTTTTCAAGGCCTTCAAGCGAGTTCAGCAGCACATCCTCATGCTCGATCGAAAGCCAGCCATCGTAGCCCGCCATCTTCAGCCGGTAGCAGAACTGCCGCCACCATTCCTCGCCGTGGCCAAAGCCAAGCGTGATGTAGGACCAGCTGCGCGCCGGGATATCCATGAGCGAGCCGTTCTCCAGCAGGCTCGTGGTGGCCTGAACCGGCGCGTTGAGCAGCGTATCCTTGGCGTGCACGTGATAGATCGCGTCCCCCAATGCCTCGGCTGCAACCAGCGGGTCGGCCCCCATCCAGAACAGATGCGAGGGGTCGAGGTTTGCCCCGATCACGGGGCCAACCGCCGCGCGCAGCTTATGCAGCGAGGGCACGTTATAGACGCATTGGTTGCCGTGGAGTTCGAGCGCGATCCGCTCAACGCCGTTCTCGGCAGCGAGGCGCGCGATCTCGGTCCAGAACGGGATCAGCTTTTCGTCCCATTGGTAGCGCAGAATATCCTGCGTTTCCGGCGGCCATGAAGAGACAACCCAGTTGGGCATCGTGTCGGTGGCATTGCCCGCAGGCAGGCCGGACATGGTGCAAACGGTCTTGATCCCCATCTCACCGGCAAGGCGCAGGGTCTTCTTCAAATCCTCGCCCTGCTTGGGGTCGGTTGGATGAAGCGGATTGCCATTCGCGTTGAGCGAGATGATTTCAAGGCCGCGGTCTTCGAACGCACGTTGAAAGGCCGCCTGAGCCTCCGGATTGCCCAGAAGGTCATCCATCCGGCAATGCGGCGCGGTGGACCAGCCGCAGGTATTCACCTCGATCCCCGACACGCCCATGCGGGCGGCGTGATCCAGCATCTCTTCAAACCCCATGCCGCCGAGGCTGTCGGACACAAATCCAAGTTTCATGCCGCAACTCCCTTTCTGGCCGCGTAAAATTCTGGCTTCGGTATCAGGGTGACAGGCTGCTTCTGGCCGGTTGCCAGCGCCTTGGCCCCGGCCTCGGCGACGATCGCCGCGCAATACCCGTCCCAACAGTCCGATGCGATTGCGGGGAAGGCCCCGGTTTCAACAAAGCGGAGGAAATCCCGGTTCTGCCGCACATAGGCTTCGTGATACCGGCCCCGCCAATCCGCGTCATAGCGGGTGCTGGAGGCCAGTTTCATATCTGTCCGCGTGTAGGCCACGTTGTTCATGGCAATTGAGCCAGCCTCGCCCACAAGTTCGGCGCGCACGTCATAGCCGTAGGCGGCGTTGTTATTGATCTCGATGGTCACCAGCTGACCGTCTGCGGTTTCAAGAACCATCACCACCGGGGCAACGCGGGCGTCAGAGCGGCGCGGCTGATGGGCCGTTACGCTGACAAACTCGGTGCCGAGCACGTGGCGGACAACGTCAAACTCATGCGGCGCAGAATTGGTGATGGCCATCGCCCCGGTGAAATCCGCCGCGGGCGTCTCCACGTTGCGGTGAAAGTTGTGCATCATCAGCGCGCGCCCCAGTGCGCCATCACTCAGCGCCTGACGCATCTCGATGTAAGACTGGTCGTAGCGGCGCATGAAGCCCAGCATCACATGCTGCTTTCCACTGTTCTGCTCCGCTTCGATGACTTCGAGACATTCTGCCGAGGATTGCGACAGGGGCTTTTCGCACAGCACGGGCTTGCCCGCCGCGATGCAGGCCTTCGAGAGCGGCGCGTGGGTAAAGTCCGGCGAGGCCACGATTACGGCATCCACATCCGAACGGCTCACCACGGCCTCGGGCTCGCTTGAGATGTCTGCCGCGCCGGTCGCGTCGGCAACGGATTGCGCGCGAGACCGGTCCATATCGCAGATGACCTGCACCTGCGCCCCCGGAAGATCCCGGGCTGCGATACGAGCATGGTCTTCCCCCATCAGGCCCGCGCCAATGATTGCCAATCGGATCATCCGACAGTCTCCATCCGTTCGGTCGGGCATGGGGCCCGCCGGCTTCGGTTCATTTCAGTTATCAGTGCCCCGTTGGAGCAAGGCCCAACGGATTCGCGAGCAGCCCTAAACTGTCGCGGTCTCGCCCTCAATGCTGGCTTCGAGGTCGGTCATCGACTCGCCCCCCGCCATGAGGTCTGCGATTTCCTCTCGGGATCTCTCACCCTTGCGGAAGTCCGCAGCAATCGCGCCCCGGATCAGAACGGCAAAGTGGTCGCCCACGGCCATTGCGTGCATCACCTGGTGGGTGATGAAGATCACCGCCAGACCGCGCCGCTTGGCCTCGTTCACGATGCGCAGAACGTGCGCCGATTGCTTCACGCCAAGTGCCGCCGTCGGCTCATCCAAGATCAAGACCCGTGCGCCGAAGTAGACGGCACGCGCAATCGCAAGAGACTGCCGCTCACCGCCAGACAGGCCGCCGACAAGGCGATCGCCATCTTCAATCCGCGTGATCCCGAAGTTGCGCACCTCGCGCACCGCGATCTCATTGGCCTTTTCCCGGTCGAACACCTGAAAGGGGCCCCAGCCCTTGGTCGGCTCGACACCCGCAAAGAAGCTGCGGGCAATCGACATCAGGGGGAAGGTGCCGCCAAACTGGTGCACGCAGGCAATCTCGGCCTCCTGGGCCTCTTTCGGCCCGCTGAAGCTGATGGGTTTGCCATCCATCAGGATCTCGCCGCTGGTTGGGGCGTGCACCCCGGCCATGGTCTTGATCAGCGTCGACTTGCCCGCACCGTTGTCGCCCAGCAGGCAAAGCACTTCGCCCGCCTTGACCGAAAGGCTGATGCCGTGGAGCACGTCGATCGGCCCAAATGACTTGTCGACATTGCGAAGCTCAAGAACGTTCTCTGTATTCGACATGGCTTAGTCCTCCTTCTTGCCGGACGACCAGCTGGTTGCGAGTCTCTGGAAAGTCCCGTTCATCAGAACCGCGATCAGAAGCATCACACCGATGATCAGCAGTGAAAGGTTCCTGTCGATGTCCGTGTAGTTGATGCCCTGCTGCACGATGCCGAGCGTCATGGTGCCAAACACCACCCCGGCAACCGAGCCAAAGCCACCGTTCAACAGCACACCACCGACAACGCTCGCGATGATCGTGAAGAAGATCATGTTGAAGAACGTGGCCGACTGGGCCGAGTTGAACTGGATCACCTGGCACATCCCGGCAAGCGCGGTGCAGACCGAGCACAGGATGAAGAGCCAGATCTTCAGCTTGTTCACCGGAATGCCCGCGTTGCGCGCGCTCTCCGGGTCACCGCCGACGGCGAACACCCAGTTGCCCCAAGGCGATTTGTGCAGGAAGAACCAGAACACCACGATCAGGGCAAGCCACCAATACACCGCCGAACGGAAGCCAAAGTAACGCGTGCCAAAGAGCGCCTTGGCCCAATCCGGCGATTGCATCGAAACGTTGGTGTTGTTGATCAGAAAGTCCGAAAGGGCGAGCGTGAGGCCGCCAACCGCGAAAAGCGTGGCGAGTGTCACGATGAAAGAGGGCACCTGCGTCCGCGTCACCAAAAGGCCGTTCACCAAGCCAACACTCGCGGCCATCGTCAGCGTCATGATGATGCCAAGCCACATCGGAACATCGTAGTGGTTGACGCTGATCCCCAGCATCATGGCGGAGGCGGGCAAAACCGCGCCGGTCGAAATATCCAACTCGCCCGCGATCATCAGAAAGGCGACCGGGATCGCGATGATGCCAACGGTGCTGGCGAAGTTCATCCAATTCGCAAAGCCCGCGATCGAGAGGAAATTGCGCGCAAAGCCGAACATCGCGAAGATGGCAAACACGATGACCATCCCGACGAACGCGCCCATGGCTGGGCTGCGGAACATTTCTCCCAATGAAAACCGGGATGTTGCGGATTTCGGGCTCGGAGCCTCTGAGCTTGATGTTTCGGTATGGGCCAAGGGTTCTCTCCCCGCTAGGTCTGCGGTTGGGTCATGTGATTGAAAAATCTGTTCGGACGGCCAGCCAACACGAAGGTTGGCTGGCCACCAGGGAGACCTGTTTAACGGGTGCCCGCTTCAACACCTGCGAAGGTCGCGTCGATGTTGGAGGAGTCCACGATCGCAGGGCCAGTCAGCACCGGCTGGGTGGCGATCTTGGTGCCGAAATCGATGTGAGCGGCCAGCGTGGAGACCGAGAGGAAGCCTTGGTAGTAAGGCGTCTGGTCGATGGCCATCGTCTGAGTGCC from Oceanicola sp. D3 includes the following:
- a CDS encoding lipopolysaccharide biosynthesis protein gives rise to the protein MTFSEFGSFSFVFSISSLMGVVVLAGQQQLILRVLPTMHMLKDSRQVPHLIIFSVHRMSLVFVMTSAGLFLSQFVFTWSVDGSLFPSIALAAALALTEFLSSVLRVKGRLALAIAPRDIAWRLLIILYCLAVLHLSWATPTATQALSVSAAALWCLCVVQLFFCGRWPGHWLSTMFQSSRHADWSIMSRYFWLTSTLNFVGPTLSVIIIGVMIGKEDTGPLFAALKTAQVMSLALLAANIIASPLISKAVSEEDLEAVQEICRFTSLLAGITACAGFFTLLIWGSEILRIFGAGFSQAYLPLVIMAFGFAVNGLNGSSGVLLGMSGHEKAIARIFVVCNGISLLTLPVFCWFGGTLGAALSVALTSISWNLWSLVYCRRHLGVDPSVLSFIFPPKSPA
- a CDS encoding sugar phosphate isomerase/epimerase; amino-acid sequence: MKLGFVSDSLGGMGFEEMLDHAARMGVSGIEVNTCGWSTAPHCRMDDLLGNPEAQAAFQRAFEDRGLEIISLNANGNPLHPTDPKQGEDLKKTLRLAGEMGIKTVCTMSGLPAGNATDTMPNWVVSSWPPETQDILRYQWDEKLIPFWTEIARLAAENGVERIALELHGNQCVYNVPSLHKLRAAVGPVIGANLDPSHLFWMGADPLVAAEALGDAIYHVHAKDTLLNAPVQATTSLLENGSLMDIPARSWSYITLGFGHGEEWWRQFCYRLKMAGYDGWLSIEHEDVLLNSLEGLEKSVALLQGVMPGRPADYKPQDI
- a CDS encoding Gfo/Idh/MocA family oxidoreductase — its product is MIRLAIIGAGLMGEDHARIAARDLPGAQVQVICDMDRSRAQSVADATGAADISSEPEAVVSRSDVDAVIVASPDFTHAPLSKACIAAGKPVLCEKPLSQSSAECLEVIEAEQNSGKQHVMLGFMRRYDQSYIEMRQALSDGALGRALMMHNFHRNVETPAADFTGAMAITNSAPHEFDVVRHVLGTEFVSVTAHQPRRSDARVAPVVMVLETADGQLVTIEINNNAAYGYDVRAELVGEAGSIAMNNVAYTRTDMKLASSTRYDADWRGRYHEAYVRQNRDFLRFVETGAFPAIASDCWDGYCAAIVAEAGAKALATGQKQPVTLIPKPEFYAARKGVAA
- a CDS encoding ATP-binding cassette domain-containing protein; this encodes MSNTENVLELRNVDKSFGPIDVLHGISLSVKAGEVLCLLGDNGAGKSTLIKTMAGVHAPTSGEILMDGKPISFSGPKEAQEAEIACVHQFGGTFPLMSIARSFFAGVEPTKGWGPFQVFDREKANEIAVREVRNFGITRIEDGDRLVGGLSGGERQSLAIARAVYFGARVLILDEPTAALGVKQSAHVLRIVNEAKRRGLAVIFITHQVMHAMAVGDHFAVLIRGAIAADFRKGERSREEIADLMAGGESMTDLEASIEGETATV
- a CDS encoding ABC transporter permease, translating into MFRSPAMGAFVGMVIVFAIFAMFGFARNFLSIAGFANWMNFASTVGIIAIPVAFLMIAGELDISTGAVLPASAMMLGISVNHYDVPMWLGIIMTLTMAASVGLVNGLLVTRTQVPSFIVTLATLFAVGGLTLALSDFLINNTNVSMQSPDWAKALFGTRYFGFRSAVYWWLALIVVFWFFLHKSPWGNWVFAVGGDPESARNAGIPVNKLKIWLFILCSVCTALAGMCQVIQFNSAQSATFFNMIFFTIIASVVGGVLLNGGFGSVAGVVFGTMTLGIVQQGINYTDIDRNLSLLIIGVMLLIAVLMNGTFQRLATSWSSGKKED